CATTTGATAGCCGCAGCCAATGGGTTTATAGTACCACCCCAATCTAGTAAACCAACATTATTGAAATTAAATGATGGAATTAAGCCTACTTTTATGTGGGAAAACCAGCCTTGGTATTGGGCATTATGAATGGTCAATATATTAGGAATTTTTCTAAACGCTTCATATTTATAACTTTCTTGAAGCATAAAAGGAATGAGTCCCGTATGGTGGTCATGGCAGTGTATGATGTCTGGATGTTTTTTCCATGTTCGTATCCAATCGAGTGTTGCAATTTGGAAGGCCAGAAATCGGTTGGTGTCATCCGATGAATACACATAGTCTTTAAATAGAAGTTCTGGGACGTCTATAAAAAAGACCTCAAAGTCTAAAGGTTTTTCCTTTAGTGTTTTAACATTAAAGTTTACAAGTGTATTACCTAAATTAATTTCGTTACTATAAATAGTTGTAAACACATTTTCTTTAGTAAACGTATTGTCGTAAAAAGGCATGATAACCTGCGATGACACTTTTGAACTGTTTTGATATTTAGGTAAAGCACCAACAACATCGGCTAGTCCGCCTACTTTGGCTACCGGATAGCATTCCGCACTTATATGAATAATTGTCATTAATATTTTTGCTTTGTTTATAAACTTACAAAAATATTATGCAATATTTTGAAGGAAATTTATTTTTGAAGAAATTATTACAGAATCAGGTTTAATTAAAATTTTCAATAATTTTTTTGCATTAAAAACCAAAAGCATTAAGAAATCTTAATCATTCAGCTTTGAAATAGCCCTAAAGGTCTGTTGCGGAATTTAAATATTTCCCCGTTTAACACTTTATAACCTAAAAAACACTTTTAATTTTATATTTAAATGGAAGCTAAAATGTTTTAGTTTTTATATTTGTTCCGTTCCTTATTAAAATATGCACAAAAAATACCTTTCTATATTTCTTTTGTTTCTTGTTTCCAGTTTAGGGGCCCAGAGCCATGTATTTAAAAAACAATTGGATAGCATACACAAATTGAGACAGCTTTCCCATAACACAGAATTTGGTTTGGAAACAAGGATAGCGTATGCAAAACAAGCTGTAGCACTATCAAAAAGAACAGGTGTGGATTCGGTTTTTTTAAGATCGATTAGAATCCTTACAATAGTTTATTTAGAGGATGTTAAGTATTTTGACACAGCTAAAAAAACACTCCATAAAAACCTAAAGCTTGCAAATGAACTGAAAGATTCACTCAGTATAACATATATTAGTCATCAATTGGTTTATTTATGTAAAAGAGAAAATAATGATAGTGCCTATTACTATAATTACAATGCCTTAAGACATTTTAAAAACGCATCCTTTTCTAAAATAGCCAAGCATAAAATAGCTCAAGCAACTAATTTAAACAGTATAGCTCAATTACAAAAAGATAAACAAGATTATATAGGTAGTCAAACCACAACAATACAGGCAATTAATTTAATTTTAACAGTCCCAGAGAACAAAAAAAGCAAAGAGTTTTTATCCAATGCATATAATTCACTGGGGTTGAATTTAAAAAAGCTCAAAGAATATGACAGGGCATTGGATTACTTTCAAAAATCAATGGACATTAGTAAAAGAACACCAGATGAACAGGTTAATAAGCTATACGCAAAAATAAACATAGCTGAAGTTTATAAAGAAACAGGCGACTATAAAAAGGCATTTGATATATATGATAAACTGCTTGAAGACCCTGACCTTTTCAAAAAAGACCCCAGCTCTTATGGCGCCATTCTCTGTAACATAGCCTATACCCTGTTCTTGGCAAAAGAAAAACACACGGCTAAAATCGATTCCCTTTTCACCAAGGCCCATAATATTTTTGAGGGTTTAAAACTGGATTACGAGCTGTCTGCTAGCAGCAACGATATGTCCGAATTCTACCAAGCCACCAACGAAAAAGAGAAGGCTCTTTTTTATGCTGAAAAAGCTTATTCAATAAGTAAAACAGCTCAGTTATATGAGGAAGAACTCCGTGCCCTGAAACAGCTCTCCAGACTAAAAGCAGGCGAGGTGGGCAAGGCCCATTTATATGAGTACATAGCACTCCATGACAGCCTGATAGCCAACGAGCGTGCCAACAGGAACAAATTTGCCCGGATCCAGTTTGAGACCGACCAACATATACAAGAGACCAAGCGCCTGAGCACCCAAAACATATTGATATCGATCATAGCTGCCATTTTTGTA
This genomic window from Mariniflexile sp. TRM1-10 contains:
- a CDS encoding tetratricopeptide repeat-containing sensor histidine kinase; its protein translation is MHKKYLSIFLLFLVSSLGAQSHVFKKQLDSIHKLRQLSHNTEFGLETRIAYAKQAVALSKRTGVDSVFLRSIRILTIVYLEDVKYFDTAKKTLHKNLKLANELKDSLSITYISHQLVYLCKRENNDSAYYYNYNALRHFKNASFSKIAKHKIAQATNLNSIAQLQKDKQDYIGSQTTTIQAINLILTVPENKKSKEFLSNAYNSLGLNLKKLKEYDRALDYFQKSMDISKRTPDEQVNKLYAKINIAEVYKETGDYKKAFDIYDKLLEDPDLFKKDPSSYGAILCNIAYTLFLAKEKHTAKIDSLFTKAHNIFEGLKLDYELSASSNDMSEFYQATNEKEKALFYAEKAYSISKTAQLYEEELRALKQLSRLKAGEVGKAHLYEYIALHDSLIANERANRNKFARIQFETDQHIQETKRLSTQNILISIIAAIFVLSLGLLHFIRLQKGKNQRLLFDREQQEANQEIYGLMLRQQAKLEEGRMQERHRIAEDLHDGILSQLLGTRMNMGFLDLKGDDGTMGDYHRFLDEIQKIEKEIRSLSHELKGDEVLTRTNFESMMDQYLKTQSLVGGFEYEIVNRGVLFDSIQDFTKVNIYRILQEAVQNIVKHARANHVRIGFYLEAERLNLTIEDDGVGFDANSDKKGIGLKNMASRAEKLKGSFRINTVPNKKTVIHIIVPI